The region CTGCTAAAATCCCACGTTTCCTTCCGCGACCGCCGGGGCCGCCGTGACCGCATCTCCTTCCGACACCTCCCCCAAGCCGCTGACCTACCGCGACGCGGGCGTCGACATCGACGCCGGCAATCAGGTCGTCGAACGCATCAAGCCCTTGGTCAAGCGCAGCTTCCGGCCCGAGGTGATGGGCGGCCTGGGTGGCTTCGGCGCCTTGTTCGATCTGTCCGGCAAGTACCGCGAGCCGGTCCTGGTCTCGGGCACCGACGGCGTCGGCACCAAGCTCAAGCTCGCCCAGCAGCTCAACCGCCACGACACCATCGGCATCGACCTGGTCGGCATGTGCGTCAACGACGTGCTGGTGCAGGGCGCCGAGCCGCTGTTCTTCCTCGATTACTTCGCCACCGGCAAGCTCGATGTCGACACCACCGTGGCCGTGGTCGGCGGCATCGCCAAGGGCTGCGAACTGGCCGGTTGCGCGCTGATCGGCGGCGAGACCGCGGAAATGCCCGACATGTATCCGCCGGGCGAATACGACCTGGCCGGCTTCACCGTCGGCGCGGTCGAGAAGTCGCAGTTGCTCGACGGCGCGCGCGTGCGCCGCGGCGACGTGCTGATCGGCATCGCCTCGAGCGGCCCGCACTCCAACGGGTATTCGCTGATCCGCCGCATCTTCGATCGCGCCGGCCGCCCCGGCGACGTCGCCGTCGGCGGCGTGCGCCTGATCGATGCGCTGATGGAACCCACCGCGCTGTACGTCAAGCCGGTGCTGGAACTGCTGCGCGCCAACGGCGGCGAGCACCGGATCCACGCCATGGCCCACATCACCGGCGGCGGCCTGACCGAGAACATCATCCGCGTGATCCCCGACGGCCTGGGCCTCGACATCCGCACCGCCACCTGGACCCTGCCGCCGGTGTTCGACTGGCTGCAGCGCGAAGGCGCGGTGCCGCGCGAGGAAATGTGGCGCACCTTCAACTGCGGCATCGGCTTCGTGCTGGTGGTGCCGGATGAAGCGGTCGCGGCGACCGAACGCGACCTGCAGCGCCTGGGCCTGGCCCATTGGCGCATCGGCGAAGTCGTCGCTCACTCCGAAGGCGAGCGCGTGCACATCGGCTGAGCCGAGCACGCGCAACACACCGAACGGCGGGCCAAGGCCCGCCGTTTTTTTTGCGGACTGCATTGCGGTTTCTTTCTCTGCAGCGCTCGGGTAGCGTGCGATGCATCTCACTTCGCAGAACCCGGACCCGATGACCGCAACGCCGGCAGGACGCATGAGCGTCGCCAAGAAATTCGCCCTGACCGTGGTGCTGGCGGTGTTCGCCCTGACCTGGATCGGCCCGACCAGCCCGTTCGAGCAGGGCATGCACAGCGTGCTGACCGTGCTCGGCCTGCTGTGGCTGTGGCGCCACGACCGCCGCTGGCCGCTGCGCGACGGGCATTACGTCGCGATCTGCGCCTTCATGGTCGCGCACTGCATCGCCGCGCGCTGGCTGTATTCCTACGTGCCCTACGACCAGTGGATCCAGTCGCTGACCGGCGGCTGGTCACTGGATCGCGCGCTCGGCTTCGAACGCAACCACTTCGACCGGCTGATCCATTTCCTCTACGGCGTCTGCTTCGCCCCGGCGGTGCGCGAGTACCTGCGCCAGCGCTGGCCGGCGCTGTCGCCGCGCCAGGCCTTCGTGCTCGCGGTGGCCGCGATCATGTGCACCAGCCTGATCTACGAATGGATCGAATGGGCGATCGCTCTGACCATGTCGCCGGAAGCCGCCGAGTCCTACAACGGCCAGCAAGGCGACGTCTGGGACGCCCACACCGACATGTTTCTTGCGACACTGGGCGCGCTCGCCGCCTGGCCGCGCGCGCGGCGCTGACGCCGCCGGCCGGCCCGCGATCGGGGTGTTCGATCAAGATCCGACCAAGACCAGGGGAAGGTATGTCCGAGTTCGATCCCACAGCCACCACCGCCGGCAGCCCCGACGCCGCGACCGATGCGGCGGATGCCTCGCAGTTGCATACGCTCAGCATCCTTTATTACGTGTTGGGCGGGCTCAACGCCTTCATGCTGTTGCTGGGCGTT is a window of Lysobacter antibioticus DNA encoding:
- the purM gene encoding phosphoribosylformylglycinamidine cyclo-ligase produces the protein MTYRDAGVDIDAGNQVVERIKPLVKRSFRPEVMGGLGGFGALFDLSGKYREPVLVSGTDGVGTKLKLAQQLNRHDTIGIDLVGMCVNDVLVQGAEPLFFLDYFATGKLDVDTTVAVVGGIAKGCELAGCALIGGETAEMPDMYPPGEYDLAGFTVGAVEKSQLLDGARVRRGDVLIGIASSGPHSNGYSLIRRIFDRAGRPGDVAVGGVRLIDALMEPTALYVKPVLELLRANGGEHRIHAMAHITGGGLTENIIRVIPDGLGLDIRTATWTLPPVFDWLQREGAVPREEMWRTFNCGIGFVLVVPDEAVAATERDLQRLGLAHWRIGEVVAHSEGERVHIG
- a CDS encoding DUF2238 domain-containing protein, which produces MSVAKKFALTVVLAVFALTWIGPTSPFEQGMHSVLTVLGLLWLWRHDRRWPLRDGHYVAICAFMVAHCIAARWLYSYVPYDQWIQSLTGGWSLDRALGFERNHFDRLIHFLYGVCFAPAVREYLRQRWPALSPRQAFVLAVAAIMCTSLIYEWIEWAIALTMSPEAAESYNGQQGDVWDAHTDMFLATLGALAAWPRARR